From one Halococcus agarilyticus genomic stretch:
- a CDS encoding V-type ATP synthase subunit I, with protein MLRPERMSRVSITGAKRVLDDVIETTHDLNLLHVTDYDGAWEGFEPGDPIAGADEAAERLVTVRSLESILDIEDRDAPSGGVDTDDLADRLERVRGAVNDYDDRRGDLRDERRALDERADAMAPLSTLGIDLDLLSGYDSLETSVGEGDERAVRDALDAADDVDRYETFAEDGVIAVFAHPTSGSSDVLEDTLVGAEFAAIEVPDAEQSPAAYLDGLDERRAELDREIESVEADLDDLRAEHGDFLLAAEERLTIEVEKREIPLAFATTKNAFVAEGWLPTEGFVDLAEALEASVGEHCEVEELERAAYDSSGQVADREPTGPTEPGVGDPETAADGSGNADEQSSGLQSLDDDGDSDESRLEADGGEHAEGVRSSSVERSESDGGERERSERESRRGAERSDGGTETRMADGEPPVVQENPRGVRPFELLTKAVGRPSYAEFDPTIILFLTFPLMFGFMIGDVGYGLIYTGIGYWVYSSFDSDTFQRFGAVALAAGISTTVFGVLYGEIFGLHLVSAYLWEGVVGLSHAPIEKGLSPATSYWARTWFVVTALFGILHLNLAWIFEFIEEYSFHGFADALKETGSWLLALNGLWLFIFSRLFDGSKPDLLFEVFSSGDVAAFELGFTGFPAWVGIVGGVAFFAGLGLLAVGPTHELVEAHQVLAHVLSYLRIAAVLLAKAGMAFAVNLLVLGVYVTEGEYHFIYDPHHIPADAELLGALGTGLIHGGPVSILLAVAVLLVGHLVVLLLGITSAGIQSIRLEYFEFFSKFYEGSGAAYEPFGYARRFTADE; from the coding sequence ATGCTTAGGCCAGAGCGGATGAGCCGGGTGTCGATCACGGGCGCAAAGCGCGTGCTCGACGACGTGATCGAGACCACCCACGATCTCAACCTGCTCCACGTGACCGACTACGACGGCGCGTGGGAGGGGTTCGAGCCGGGTGACCCGATCGCCGGCGCGGACGAGGCCGCCGAACGCCTCGTCACCGTGCGCTCGCTCGAATCGATCCTCGACATCGAGGATCGCGACGCACCGAGCGGGGGCGTCGACACCGACGACCTCGCCGACCGACTCGAACGCGTCCGCGGGGCGGTCAACGACTACGACGATCGACGCGGCGACCTCCGCGACGAACGCCGTGCACTCGACGAGCGCGCCGACGCGATGGCCCCGCTCTCGACGCTCGGGATCGACCTCGACCTCCTCTCCGGCTACGACTCGCTCGAAACCAGCGTCGGCGAGGGCGACGAGCGAGCGGTCAGGGACGCACTCGACGCCGCCGACGACGTCGATCGCTACGAGACGTTCGCCGAGGACGGCGTTATCGCGGTGTTCGCCCACCCGACGTCGGGATCGAGCGACGTACTCGAAGACACCCTGGTCGGCGCGGAGTTCGCGGCGATCGAGGTCCCCGACGCCGAGCAGAGCCCCGCAGCGTACCTCGACGGCCTCGACGAGCGCCGTGCGGAGCTCGATCGCGAGATCGAGTCCGTCGAGGCCGACCTCGACGACCTCCGCGCCGAACACGGCGACTTCCTGCTCGCAGCCGAGGAACGGCTGACCATCGAGGTCGAGAAGCGCGAGATCCCGCTCGCCTTTGCAACCACGAAGAACGCGTTCGTGGCCGAGGGCTGGCTGCCGACCGAGGGATTCGTCGACCTCGCGGAGGCGCTCGAAGCCAGCGTCGGCGAGCACTGCGAGGTCGAGGAGCTCGAACGTGCCGCCTACGACAGCAGCGGCCAGGTCGCCGACCGCGAACCGACCGGCCCGACCGAACCCGGTGTGGGCGACCCCGAAACCGCCGCGGACGGCAGTGGGAACGCCGACGAGCAGTCGAGCGGGCTCCAGTCACTGGACGACGACGGCGACTCGGACGAGAGCCGGCTCGAAGCGGATGGGGGTGAGCACGCCGAAGGCGTGCGATCCTCGTCGGTCGAGCGAAGCGAGTCCGACGGCGGTGAGCGCGAGCGCAGCGAGCGCGAGTCTCGTCGGGGCGCGGAGCGGTCCGACGGCGGGACCGAAACCAGAATGGCCGACGGTGAGCCGCCGGTGGTCCAGGAGAACCCGCGCGGCGTGCGGCCGTTCGAACTCCTGACGAAGGCGGTCGGCCGACCGTCGTACGCCGAGTTCGATCCGACGATCATCCTGTTCCTGACGTTCCCGCTGATGTTCGGGTTCATGATCGGCGACGTCGGCTACGGGCTGATCTACACCGGGATCGGCTACTGGGTGTACTCCAGCTTCGACTCCGATACGTTCCAGCGGTTCGGCGCGGTCGCGCTCGCGGCCGGCATCTCGACGACCGTGTTCGGCGTGCTCTACGGCGAGATCTTCGGACTCCATCTGGTTTCGGCGTACCTCTGGGAGGGCGTCGTCGGCCTCTCGCACGCGCCGATCGAGAAGGGACTCTCGCCCGCGACCAGCTACTGGGCCCGGACGTGGTTCGTCGTCACCGCGCTGTTCGGGATCCTCCATCTCAATCTCGCGTGGATCTTCGAGTTCATCGAGGAGTACAGCTTCCACGGGTTCGCCGACGCGCTGAAGGAGACCGGCTCGTGGCTGCTGGCGCTGAATGGGCTCTGGCTGTTCATCTTCAGCCGGCTGTTCGACGGCTCGAAGCCCGATCTCCTCTTCGAGGTGTTCAGCAGCGGTGACGTGGCGGCGTTCGAGCTCGGCTTCACCGGCTTCCCGGCGTGGGTCGGGATCGTCGGCGGCGTTGCGTTCTTCGCCGGTCTCGGGCTGTTGGCCGTCGGTCCAACCCACGAGCTCGTCGAGGCGCACCAGGTGCTCGCACACGTGCTATCCTACCTCCGGATCGCCGCCGTGTTGCTGGCGAAAGCGGGGATGGCCTTCGCGGTCAACCTGCTCGTGCTCGGGGTGTACGTCACCGAGGGCGAGTACCACTTCATCTACGATCCCCACCACATCCCGGCGGATGCGGAGCTGCTCGGTGCGCTCGGGACGGGACTGATCCACGGCGGGCCGGTGTCGATCCTGCTCGCCGTCGCCGTCCTGCTGGTGGGCCACCTCGTCGTCCTCCTGCTCGGGATCACCTCGGCGGGGATCCAGTCGATCCGGCTGGAGTACTTCGAGTTCTTCTCGAAGTTCTACGAGGGCAGCGGGGCCGCCTACGAGCCGTTCGGGTACGCCCGTCGGTTCACCGCCGACGAGTAA
- a CDS encoding ATP synthase subunit K, whose translation MLELIPALTELVLQQGGPAIGNQGMAALAVGLGALGTGLAQRSIGAAAVGAVAEDDDMFVQALIFTALPETLIIIAFVTLFIAT comes from the coding sequence ATGCTCGAACTCATTCCAGCACTGACGGAACTCGTACTGCAGCAGGGTGGTCCTGCGATCGGCAACCAGGGTATGGCGGCGCTCGCGGTCGGGCTCGGTGCGCTCGGGACCGGCCTCGCCCAGCGATCGATCGGTGCGGCGGCGGTCGGTGCCGTCGCCGAGGACGACGACATGTTCGTCCAGGCGCTGATCTTCACCGCCCTGCCGGAGACGCTCATCATCATCGCGTTCGTCACCCTCTTCATCGCAACGTAA
- a CDS encoding V-type ATP synthase subunit E, translating to MSLDTVAEDIKDDARDRAERIRNEADERAEAIVAEAEADAEEIRAEREREIERRIEQEREQKLSSAKLEAKQKRLEGRRIVLEETREEAESRVAGLSGERREELTRELLDDAADEFAAGNTVRISGRADDADLLESLVAEYDGFEYAGEVECLGGVVAESDASRVRVNNTFDSVLDGVWEDRLQEISTRLFEQ from the coding sequence ATGAGTCTCGATACGGTTGCGGAGGACATCAAAGACGACGCGAGGGACCGGGCCGAACGCATCCGGAACGAGGCCGACGAGCGCGCCGAGGCGATCGTCGCCGAGGCCGAGGCCGACGCCGAGGAGATCCGCGCCGAGCGCGAGCGCGAGATCGAACGGCGGATCGAACAGGAGCGCGAGCAGAAACTCTCCAGTGCGAAGCTGGAGGCCAAACAGAAACGTCTCGAAGGTCGCCGCATCGTCCTCGAAGAGACGCGCGAGGAAGCGGAGTCCCGCGTCGCCGGCCTCTCCGGCGAGCGACGCGAGGAACTCACGCGCGAGCTCCTCGACGACGCCGCCGACGAGTTCGCGGCCGGCAACACGGTGCGGATCTCGGGGCGGGCCGACGACGCCGACCTGCTCGAATCGCTCGTCGCGGAGTACGACGGGTTCGAGTACGCCGGCGAGGTCGAGTGTCTCGGCGGCGTGGTCGCCGAGAGCGACGCCTCGCGGGTGCGGGTGAACAACACGTTCGACTCGGTGCTCGATGGCGTCTGGGAGGATCGCCTCCAGGAAATCAGCACGCGACTGTTCGAGCAATGA
- a CDS encoding V-type ATP synthase subunit C, producing MSVRSGSGESNYEYVIARVRSRRSRLFDEDDYRKLIRMGPSEIARFMEESEYEEEMNALGSRHSGVDLIENALHRNLANHFDDLLRFADGTLYDYIARYLRQFDAWNIKTVLRGLYSEADREAIEVDLIRAGEFSDERIDRLLGAGSIEEVVTLLDDTLFGEPLANAYGEYEERSLLVPLENAVDRAFYEALTDGLPNEPDRATQLYVDFLESEIDFRNVRNALRLSRSGAEMDPAEYYISGGRLFDADEISQLVTNTDELVARLRESPYGDDLDAALSELDTAESLRGFERALDAALLEYSHGLSNRHPLSVCPVFAFVLAKMREIENVRAIARGKEAGLDPETIEDELVIL from the coding sequence ATGAGCGTTCGATCGGGCTCGGGCGAGTCGAACTACGAGTACGTCATCGCACGCGTCCGCTCGCGCCGGTCGCGGCTGTTCGACGAGGACGACTACCGGAAGCTGATCCGGATGGGGCCGAGCGAGATCGCGCGGTTCATGGAGGAGAGCGAGTACGAGGAGGAGATGAACGCGCTCGGAAGCCGGCACTCCGGCGTGGATCTCATCGAGAACGCGCTCCACCGCAACCTCGCGAACCATTTCGACGACCTCCTCCGGTTCGCCGACGGGACGCTCTACGACTACATCGCGCGCTACCTCCGGCAGTTCGACGCGTGGAACATCAAGACCGTGCTTCGGGGGCTGTACTCGGAGGCCGACCGCGAGGCGATCGAGGTCGACCTGATCAGGGCCGGCGAGTTCAGCGACGAACGCATCGATCGACTGCTGGGGGCTGGCTCGATCGAGGAGGTCGTCACGCTGCTCGACGACACCCTGTTCGGCGAGCCGCTCGCGAACGCCTACGGGGAGTACGAGGAGCGCTCGCTGCTCGTCCCGCTCGAAAACGCGGTCGATCGGGCGTTCTACGAGGCGCTCACTGATGGGCTGCCGAACGAGCCGGATCGGGCGACTCAGCTGTACGTCGATTTCCTCGAAAGCGAGATCGACTTCCGGAACGTCCGGAACGCGCTCCGGCTCTCGCGGAGCGGTGCGGAGATGGATCCCGCCGAGTACTACATCTCGGGCGGGCGGCTGTTCGACGCGGACGAGATCAGCCAGCTCGTCACCAACACCGACGAGCTGGTCGCGCGGCTGCGCGAGAGCCCCTACGGCGACGACCTCGACGCCGCACTCAGCGAACTCGACACCGCCGAGAGCCTGCGTGGGTTCGAGCGCGCGCTCGACGCCGCTCTTCTGGAGTACTCCCACGGTCTCTCGAACCGGCACCCGCTGTCGGTCTGTCCGGTGTTCGCGTTCGTGCTCGCGAAGATGCGCGAGATCGAGAACGTCCGGGCGATCGCCCGGGGCAAGGAGGCGGGGCTCGATCCCGAAACCATCGAGGACGAACTGGTGATCCTATGA
- a CDS encoding V-type ATP synthase subunit F yields MSQEIAVVGSQEFTTGFRLAGVRKFENVPDDEKDASLDGAVERVFADDDVGIVVMAEADMEHLSRDVRQDAEGSIEPTLVTLGGEGAGSGGLRGQIKRAIGIDLMDDD; encoded by the coding sequence ATGAGCCAGGAGATCGCGGTCGTCGGGAGTCAGGAGTTCACGACGGGCTTTCGGCTCGCGGGCGTCCGGAAGTTCGAGAACGTGCCCGACGACGAGAAGGACGCATCGCTCGACGGCGCGGTCGAGCGGGTGTTCGCGGACGACGACGTCGGGATCGTGGTGATGGCCGAGGCGGACATGGAGCATCTCTCGCGCGACGTGCGACAGGACGCCGAAGGCAGCATCGAGCCCACGCTGGTGACGCTCGGCGGCGAGGGGGCCGGCAGCGGCGGGCTGCGGGGACAGATCAAACGCGCCATCGGCATCGACTTGATGGACGACGACTAA
- a CDS encoding ATP synthase subunit A, whose amino-acid sequence MSQATETQVTEDGTIASVSGPVVVATDLGARMNDVVYVGDEGLMGEVIEIEGNRTTIQVYEETSNVAPGEPVANTGEPLSVDLGPGMLYSIYDGVQRPLDVLEDQMGAFLDRGVDAPGIDLEAEWEFTPTVEEGDEIGAGDVVGTVPETESIEHRVLVPPNYEGGEVTQIEEGEFTVEEPVVEIDSGEEVTMHQEWPVREARPTVDKETPTTPLVTGQRVQDGLFPLAKGGTAAIPGPFGSGKTVTQQSLAKFADADIVVYIGCGERGNEMTEVIDDFPELEDPNTGKPLMSRTCLIANTSNMPVAARESCVYTGITIAEYYRDMGYDVALMADSTSRWAEAMREISSRLEEMPGEEGYPAYLAARLSEFYERAGYFQNINGSEGSISVVGAVSPPGGDFSEPVTQNTLRIVKTFWALDNDLAERRHFPAINWDESYSLYRDQLDPWFEENVASDWPDVRQWAIDTLDEESELQEIVQLVGEDALPDDQQLTLEIARYLREAFLQQNALDDVDAYCSPEKTYLIMGAIKTYNDEAFAALDAGVPVEEITDIDAAPRLNRIGTTAEYEEFIDDVEDSIESQLREKY is encoded by the coding sequence ATGAGTCAAGCAACGGAGACACAGGTCACGGAGGACGGTACGATCGCGAGCGTGAGCGGCCCCGTCGTGGTCGCCACGGACCTCGGAGCCCGGATGAACGACGTGGTGTACGTCGGCGACGAAGGGCTGATGGGCGAGGTCATCGAGATCGAGGGCAATCGGACGACGATCCAGGTGTACGAGGAGACCTCGAACGTCGCGCCTGGCGAACCCGTCGCGAACACCGGGGAGCCGCTCTCGGTGGATCTCGGGCCCGGCATGCTCTACTCGATCTACGACGGCGTTCAGCGCCCGCTGGACGTGCTCGAAGATCAGATGGGTGCGTTCCTCGACCGCGGTGTGGACGCGCCGGGGATCGACCTCGAAGCGGAATGGGAGTTCACGCCCACCGTCGAGGAGGGCGACGAGATCGGGGCCGGCGACGTCGTCGGCACAGTACCCGAAACCGAGAGCATCGAACACCGGGTGCTGGTTCCGCCGAACTACGAGGGTGGCGAGGTCACGCAAATCGAGGAGGGCGAGTTCACCGTCGAGGAACCAGTGGTGGAGATCGACTCCGGCGAGGAGGTCACGATGCACCAGGAGTGGCCGGTGCGCGAGGCCCGTCCTACCGTGGACAAGGAGACGCCGACCACGCCCTTGGTCACTGGTCAGCGCGTGCAGGACGGACTCTTCCCGCTCGCGAAGGGCGGGACGGCGGCGATCCCCGGACCCTTCGGGAGCGGGAAGACGGTCACCCAGCAGAGCCTCGCGAAGTTCGCCGACGCCGACATCGTGGTGTACATCGGCTGTGGTGAACGGGGCAACGAGATGACCGAGGTGATCGACGACTTCCCCGAACTCGAAGACCCCAATACGGGGAAGCCGCTGATGAGCCGCACGTGCTTGATCGCCAACACCTCGAACATGCCGGTGGCGGCGCGGGAATCCTGTGTGTACACGGGCATCACCATCGCGGAGTACTACCGCGACATGGGGTACGACGTGGCGCTGATGGCCGATTCCACGTCGCGATGGGCCGAGGCGATGCGGGAGATTTCGAGCCGGCTGGAGGAGATGCCTGGCGAGGAGGGCTACCCCGCCTACCTCGCGGCGCGTCTCTCCGAGTTCTACGAGCGCGCGGGCTACTTCCAGAACATCAACGGCTCGGAAGGCTCGATCTCGGTCGTCGGCGCGGTCAGCCCACCGGGCGGGGACTTCTCCGAGCCGGTGACCCAGAACACTCTCCGGATCGTGAAGACGTTCTGGGCGCTCGACAACGACCTCGCCGAACGCCGGCACTTCCCCGCGATCAACTGGGACGAGTCGTACTCGCTGTATCGCGACCAGCTCGACCCGTGGTTCGAGGAGAACGTCGCGAGCGACTGGCCGGACGTCCGCCAGTGGGCGATCGACACGCTGGACGAGGAGAGCGAGCTCCAGGAGATCGTCCAGCTGGTCGGCGAGGACGCGCTGCCCGACGACCAGCAGCTCACCCTCGAGATCGCGCGCTACCTCCGTGAGGCCTTCCTCCAGCAGAACGCGCTCGACGACGTCGACGCGTACTGCTCGCCGGAGAAGACCTACCTCATCATGGGCGCGATCAAGACCTACAACGACGAGGCGTTCGCGGCGCTCGACGCCGGCGTGCCGGTCGAGGAGATCACCGATATCGACGCCGCACCGCGGCTGAATCGGATCGGCACGACCGCCGAGTACGAGGAGTTCATCGACGACGTCGAGGACAGCATCGAGAGCCAGCTCCGAGAGAAATACTAG
- a CDS encoding V-type ATP synthase subunit B: protein MKEYQTIEEISGPLVFVEIDEPVGYDEIVEIELPNGDQKRGQVLESSEEFASIQVFEGTGSINRDASVRFLGETMKMPVTEDLLGRVLDGSGRPIDDGPEIVPDERQDIVGAAINPTAREYPEEFIQTGVSAIDGMNTLVRGQKLPIFSGSGLPHNDLALQIARQASVPEEEADAGDEADDTDVETASDEGSEFAVVFAAMGITAEESNEFLADFERTGALERSVVFANLADDPAVERQITPRLALTTAEYLAFEKGYHVLVILTDMTNYCEALRQIGAAREEVPGRRGYPGYMYTDLAQLYERAGRIKGREGSVTQIPILTMPGDDDTHPIPDLTGYITEGQIMMDRDLNSQGVQPPVNVLPSLSRLMDDGIGEGLTRADHGDVSDQLYAAYAEGEDLRDLVNIVGREALSERDNLYLDLADRFENEFVDQGFDTNREIEETLDIGWELLSTLPKTELNRIDEDLIEEHYREDVATEAGDESAADEESEEQTAEAEA, encoded by the coding sequence ATGAAAGAATATCAAACGATCGAGGAGATCAGCGGGCCGCTGGTGTTCGTCGAGATCGACGAACCGGTGGGGTACGACGAGATCGTCGAGATCGAACTGCCGAACGGCGACCAGAAGCGCGGCCAGGTGCTCGAGTCGAGCGAGGAGTTCGCCTCGATCCAGGTGTTCGAGGGGACCGGCAGCATCAATCGTGATGCCTCGGTCCGGTTCCTCGGCGAGACGATGAAGATGCCCGTCACCGAGGACCTCCTCGGCAGAGTCCTGGACGGCTCGGGCCGCCCGATCGACGACGGTCCCGAGATCGTGCCCGACGAGCGTCAGGACATCGTGGGCGCGGCGATCAACCCCACGGCGCGGGAGTACCCCGAGGAGTTCATCCAGACTGGCGTGTCGGCGATCGACGGGATGAACACGCTCGTGCGAGGTCAGAAGCTCCCGATCTTCTCCGGGTCGGGGCTGCCACACAACGACCTCGCGCTCCAGATCGCGCGCCAGGCGTCGGTGCCCGAGGAGGAGGCAGACGCCGGCGACGAAGCCGACGACACCGACGTCGAGACCGCGTCGGACGAGGGCTCGGAGTTCGCGGTGGTGTTCGCGGCGATGGGGATCACCGCCGAGGAGTCGAACGAGTTCCTCGCGGACTTCGAGCGCACGGGCGCGCTCGAACGCTCGGTGGTCTTTGCGAACCTCGCCGACGACCCGGCGGTCGAACGCCAGATCACCCCGCGACTCGCGCTCACCACGGCGGAGTACCTCGCGTTCGAGAAGGGGTATCACGTGCTGGTGATCCTCACCGACATGACCAACTACTGTGAGGCGCTGCGCCAGATCGGCGCGGCGCGCGAGGAGGTGCCCGGCCGGCGTGGGTATCCCGGGTACATGTACACCGACCTCGCCCAGCTCTACGAGCGCGCGGGCCGGATCAAGGGCCGCGAGGGGTCGGTGACCCAGATCCCGATCCTGACGATGCCGGGCGACGACGACACCCACCCGATCCCCGACCTGACCGGCTACATCACCGAGGGCCAGATCATGATGGATCGGGACCTCAACAGTCAGGGTGTGCAGCCGCCGGTCAACGTCCTCCCCAGCCTCTCGCGGCTGATGGACGACGGGATCGGTGAGGGCCTCACGCGAGCGGACCACGGCGACGTTTCGGACCAGCTCTACGCGGCCTACGCGGAGGGTGAGGACCTGCGGGATCTCGTGAACATCGTGGGTCGGGAGGCGCTCTCCGAGCGGGACAACCTGTACCTCGACCTCGCCGACCGGTTCGAGAACGAGTTCGTCGACCAGGGCTTCGACACCAACCGCGAGATCGAGGAGACCCTCGACATCGGCTGGGAGCTGCTATCGACCCTGCCCAAGACGGAGCTCAACCGGATCGACGAGGACCTCATCGAGGAGCACTACCGCGAGGACGTCGCGACCGAGGCCGGCGACGAAAGCGCGGCGGACGAAGAGAGCGAGGAGCAGACCGCGGAGGCCGAGGCTTAA
- a CDS encoding V-type ATP synthase subunit D has translation MATDVKPTRKNLMAIEDRIELSERGHDTLEQKRDGLIMEFMDILDQAQDVRSGLSEDYEDAQEAIDIARAMDGDLEVRGAAAALETHPEITLQSHNIMGVVVPQIESSKVKKDLGERGYGVMGTSARIDEAADAYEDLIESIILAAEVETAMKKMLHEIETTKRRVNALEFKLLPELKENQEYIEQKLEEQEREEIFRMKKIKDKKEEDEREARETAETEANERPEGEVAVTSD, from the coding sequence ATGGCCACCGACGTCAAGCCCACGCGGAAGAACCTGATGGCGATCGAGGACCGCATCGAGCTCTCCGAGCGCGGTCACGACACGCTCGAACAGAAACGCGACGGGCTGATCATGGAGTTCATGGACATCCTCGACCAGGCCCAGGACGTGCGTTCGGGCCTCTCGGAGGACTACGAGGACGCCCAGGAGGCCATCGACATCGCGCGCGCGATGGACGGCGACCTCGAAGTTCGCGGGGCGGCGGCGGCGCTCGAAACCCACCCCGAGATCACGCTCCAGTCGCACAACATCATGGGCGTGGTCGTCCCGCAGATCGAGTCCTCGAAGGTCAAGAAGGACCTCGGAGAGCGCGGCTACGGCGTGATGGGCACGAGTGCCCGGATCGACGAGGCCGCCGACGCCTACGAGGACCTGATCGAGTCGATCATCCTCGCGGCCGAGGTCGAGACCGCGATGAAGAAGATGCTCCACGAGATCGAGACCACCAAGCGCCGGGTCAACGCCCTCGAGTTCAAGCTCCTGCCCGAACTCAAGGAGAACCAGGAGTACATCGAGCAGAAGCTCGAAGAGCAGGAGCGCGAGGAGATCTTCCGGATGAAGAAGATCAAAGACAAGAAGGAGGAAGACGAGCGCGAGGCCCGCGAGACGGCCGAAACCGAAGCCAACGAACGGCCCGAGGGCGAAGTCGCGGTGACCTCTGACTGA